One part of the Natronorubrum sediminis genome encodes these proteins:
- a CDS encoding universal stress protein, protein MPQHVLVPIDGSDHADAGLEYCFASFPDATLTALYVVDPTHDHETTVGSQLTSREHAEDRGERVLERAVTRADDHGREIETILKTGTPHTEILSLATDDVDHIVLGSHGESPITNPFLGRVSEAVVRRTPVSTTIVPETMATVRDRELPGDVLIPVDGSPQADAALAYALETFPEGSHTVFHALSLPFDGPRSAVTGTYLEAVVDDREERAEEILESATDVADERELAVETEIADGTPAQSIVEYAERNDCDQIVMGSHGRSLGARLLGSVAERVARRSARTVTLVQGDLTAA, encoded by the coding sequence ATGCCACAACACGTCCTCGTTCCGATCGATGGATCGGATCACGCCGACGCCGGACTGGAGTATTGCTTCGCGTCGTTTCCAGATGCAACACTGACTGCGCTGTACGTCGTCGATCCCACGCACGATCACGAGACAACCGTCGGATCACAACTCACGTCGAGAGAACACGCTGAGGATCGCGGTGAGCGCGTTCTCGAGCGGGCTGTGACACGCGCTGACGACCACGGCCGAGAAATAGAGACCATTCTCAAAACCGGGACTCCACACACAGAAATCCTCTCGCTCGCAACCGACGACGTTGACCACATCGTTCTGGGAAGCCACGGCGAATCGCCGATCACGAACCCGTTTCTCGGCCGCGTGAGCGAGGCCGTTGTCCGACGGACGCCGGTTTCGACCACGATCGTTCCCGAGACGATGGCGACCGTTCGTGACCGCGAGCTCCCCGGCGACGTGTTGATCCCGGTCGACGGGTCGCCACAGGCCGACGCCGCACTCGCGTACGCACTCGAGACATTTCCGGAGGGGTCCCACACCGTCTTTCACGCGCTGTCGCTGCCGTTCGACGGTCCTCGGTCAGCGGTAACCGGAACGTATCTCGAAGCGGTCGTGGACGACCGAGAAGAGCGCGCAGAGGAGATACTCGAGTCGGCAACCGACGTGGCCGACGAACGGGAACTGGCCGTCGAGACGGAAATCGCGGACGGGACGCCGGCGCAGTCGATCGTCGAGTACGCCGAACGAAACGATTGCGACCAGATCGTGATGGGAAGCCACGGCCGCTCGCTCGGGGCGCGACTGCTTGGCTCGGTCGCGGAACGCGTCGCTCGCCGATCCGCGCGTACCGTGACGCTCGTCCAGGGCGATCTGACGGCCGCGTAA
- a CDS encoding sulfatase family protein produces the protein MDSSRPNVLVIHGHDIGRYLGCYGVDIETPNVDTLAADGALFERHFATAPQCSPSRGSLMTGRAPHVNGLMGLAHGDWELHDDERILPQYLSDAGYETHLFGLQHITQNTDRLEYDRVHSEGNLYPGVSPAVHQANRARNVASVVSSFLDASEYEEPFFASIGFFECHRAEEDDGRFGFDAEYYEADDPDDVRPLPYLPDRRGLRHDLGEMHGMMYAFDAGVGAILDALAENGLEDDTLVLVTTEHGIAFPRAKGTCYDAGIEAALVMRYPGVIDADERYDELVSNVDVLPTVLDLADVEIPDRVDGRSVAGLISDRGDTPTESEGTSADPGDAYTERDRIFAEMTWHDMYNPVRAIRTDRYKYIRSFWHLPTVYLPADVFASESGREVRETDGVPLRRYEELYDLRDAPQEDDNVVYEPRYQDVRQELSRELYEWMDDTDDPLLEGPVLPGDYDEIQSWPHESS, from the coding sequence ATGGATTCGTCGCGACCAAACGTTCTCGTGATTCACGGACACGATATCGGCCGGTATCTGGGCTGTTACGGCGTCGATATCGAAACGCCGAACGTCGACACACTCGCAGCCGACGGGGCGCTGTTCGAACGCCACTTCGCGACCGCACCACAGTGCTCGCCCAGTCGCGGGAGCCTCATGACCGGGCGCGCCCCACACGTCAACGGCCTCATGGGACTCGCCCACGGCGATTGGGAACTCCACGACGACGAGCGGATCCTCCCGCAGTACCTCAGCGACGCTGGCTACGAGACGCACCTGTTCGGACTCCAGCACATTACCCAAAATACGGATCGTCTCGAGTACGATCGCGTCCACTCCGAAGGCAACCTCTACCCGGGCGTCTCGCCGGCGGTCCATCAGGCGAATCGGGCCCGTAACGTGGCGTCGGTCGTCTCGTCGTTCTTGGACGCCTCGGAGTACGAGGAACCCTTTTTCGCGTCGATCGGCTTCTTCGAGTGCCATCGGGCCGAAGAAGACGACGGGCGATTCGGGTTCGACGCCGAGTATTACGAGGCCGACGATCCAGACGACGTCCGTCCGCTTCCGTACCTGCCCGATAGACGGGGCCTTCGTCACGATCTCGGAGAAATGCACGGAATGATGTACGCGTTCGACGCAGGCGTTGGGGCGATTCTCGATGCGTTAGCCGAGAACGGGCTGGAGGATGACACGCTCGTCCTCGTGACGACCGAACACGGGATCGCGTTCCCGCGTGCGAAGGGAACGTGCTACGACGCGGGAATCGAGGCCGCGCTCGTGATGCGGTACCCAGGTGTCATCGACGCCGACGAACGGTACGACGAACTCGTCAGCAACGTCGACGTCTTGCCGACGGTCCTCGATCTCGCCGATGTCGAGATTCCCGATAGGGTCGACGGGCGGAGCGTCGCCGGACTGATCTCCGACCGTGGGGACACCCCAACTGAGAGTGAGGGCACCTCCGCTGACCCTGGGGACGCCTATACGGAACGCGACCGAATCTTCGCCGAGATGACCTGGCACGATATGTACAACCCGGTCCGGGCCATCCGAACTGATCGATACAAGTACATACGAAGCTTCTGGCACCTCCCGACCGTCTACCTGCCCGCCGACGTGTTCGCGAGCGAATCCGGCCGCGAGGTTCGTGAAACAGATGGTGTTCCGCTGCGTCGGTACGAGGAGTTGTACGACCTCCGCGATGCGCCCCAGGAAGACGACAACGTCGTCTACGAACCCCGCTATCAGGACGTCCGGCAGGAACTCTCTCGAGAACTGTACGAGTGGATGGACGACACTGACGATCCGCTCCTCGAGGGACCCGTCCTGCCGGGCGACTACGACGAGATTCAATCGTGGCCACACGAGTCGTCGTAG
- a CDS encoding class 1 fructose-bisphosphatase codes for MINTNSPSETAVATIARTASEIHQGLVGRRVTADDENPSGETQFEADLFADELLADRLSSVDGVAQYASEERAEIVDCGDGALAVAADPVDGTSNLPSNNTLGTVFGIYDAALPAPGTALVAAGYVLYGPITTMMVAREGAVTEYELAGGERTVVRDDVSIPDDPAVYGFGGRVPTWTDDFREFVRTIEMDEALGLEMHYSGAMINDINQVLTHGGVFAYPALEDSPEGKLRLQFEGNPIGYIIETAGGRSSDGSKSILEVEPTDLHDRVPLHVGNTELIERLEAALAADSG; via the coding sequence ATGATAAACACGAATTCACCCTCCGAAACCGCCGTCGCGACGATCGCTCGGACAGCGAGTGAAATTCATCAGGGTTTGGTCGGTCGGCGGGTGACGGCCGACGACGAGAATCCGAGCGGCGAAACGCAGTTCGAGGCGGACCTCTTCGCAGACGAATTGCTCGCCGACCGACTGTCGTCGGTCGACGGCGTCGCCCAGTACGCAAGCGAGGAGCGAGCCGAAATCGTCGACTGCGGTGACGGCGCGCTCGCCGTCGCCGCCGATCCCGTCGACGGGACGTCTAACCTGCCCTCGAACAACACGCTGGGAACGGTATTCGGCATCTACGACGCGGCGCTCCCCGCGCCGGGAACGGCCCTCGTCGCCGCGGGGTACGTCCTCTACGGACCGATCACGACGATGATGGTCGCTCGAGAGGGTGCCGTCACGGAGTACGAACTCGCCGGCGGCGAACGAACCGTCGTCCGCGACGATGTCTCGATTCCCGACGATCCCGCCGTCTACGGGTTCGGCGGCCGGGTTCCGACGTGGACCGACGACTTCCGCGAGTTCGTCCGCACGATCGAGATGGACGAAGCGCTCGGCCTCGAGATGCACTACAGCGGCGCGATGATCAACGACATCAACCAGGTCCTCACGCACGGCGGTGTCTTCGCCTACCCCGCTCTCGAGGACAGCCCAGAGGGAAAACTTCGGCTCCAGTTCGAAGGGAATCCGATCGGCTACATCATCGAGACGGCTGGTGGGCGCTCCTCCGACGGGAGCAAATCCATACTCGAGGTCGAGCCGACTGACCTCCACGATCGAGTGCCACTTCACGTCGGTAACACCGAGTTGATCGAGCGTCTCGAGGCCGCGCTCGCGGCTGATTCGGGGTAG
- a CDS encoding ADP-dependent glucokinase/phosphofructokinase: protein MVDEHSQLQADIRALEGLPVFVAYNANVDAIVRVDGDLEAFLERPADPGDRQPPSPLASKRDLATAITHTMAAGRGDEVAMTDEFSATLEAEFEPDSQQMGGQTGIMTNLVSALGASPVTYTYLLSERQLSMFDHPDAVEYPKVEDGEVEFIPLREAVNTDRTKINWVFEFRSGDELFGVPATEDTRFIAASRPPEFDLVAGDLDAHVDQVGEVVDGALLAGYHNLTPDHVEEGYEQAHRHARDVIRRLRSGSEDGLQVHIEYAVTHDEALRESMYEWILPEADVVGADTHELTLLHDDAELEAVGTPPTEATPFEPEEILTHYRMLEAIRDELGVGCVQLHAMEYHLAVMSSYPHPEAVARGLEFSAVNAATKASLGDISSPADLETGLEYEPSAKGREAISLLADHLDETAEDGVLSTPTVAACPNRVVEDPAGTVGIGDIVSSSSFVLELAIANEHDETGTRGSPAT from the coding sequence ATGGTGGACGAGCACTCCCAGTTACAGGCAGATATCCGAGCATTGGAGGGACTACCGGTGTTCGTCGCGTACAACGCAAACGTCGATGCGATCGTTCGGGTCGACGGGGACCTCGAGGCGTTCCTCGAGCGGCCGGCAGATCCCGGCGACCGCCAGCCACCGAGTCCGCTGGCGTCGAAACGGGACCTCGCGACGGCGATCACGCACACGATGGCGGCCGGGCGGGGCGACGAGGTCGCGATGACTGACGAATTTTCTGCCACGCTCGAGGCGGAGTTCGAGCCCGACAGCCAGCAGATGGGGGGCCAGACGGGCATCATGACCAATCTCGTCTCCGCGCTCGGTGCGTCGCCGGTGACGTACACGTACCTGCTCTCGGAGCGACAACTCTCGATGTTCGACCACCCCGACGCCGTGGAGTACCCGAAGGTCGAGGACGGAGAGGTCGAGTTCATTCCGTTGCGCGAGGCGGTCAACACTGACCGGACGAAAATCAATTGGGTGTTCGAATTTCGCAGCGGCGATGAATTGTTCGGGGTCCCCGCGACCGAAGATACACGATTCATCGCGGCCTCTCGGCCACCGGAGTTCGACCTCGTCGCCGGCGACCTCGACGCCCACGTGGACCAGGTCGGCGAGGTTGTTGACGGGGCGTTGCTCGCCGGCTATCACAACCTTACGCCCGACCACGTCGAGGAGGGATACGAGCAGGCCCACCGCCACGCTCGAGACGTCATCCGTCGGCTTCGGTCCGGGAGCGAGGACGGCCTCCAGGTCCACATCGAGTACGCCGTGACACACGACGAGGCCCTCCGGGAGAGCATGTACGAGTGGATCCTCCCGGAGGCGGACGTCGTCGGCGCGGATACCCACGAACTCACCCTCTTACACGACGACGCCGAACTCGAAGCAGTCGGGACGCCCCCTACAGAAGCGACACCGTTCGAACCCGAGGAAATCCTCACGCACTATCGCATGCTCGAGGCCATTCGAGACGAACTCGGCGTCGGGTGCGTTCAGTTACACGCGATGGAGTACCACCTCGCCGTCATGTCGTCGTATCCCCATCCCGAGGCGGTCGCACGCGGTCTCGAGTTTTCGGCCGTCAACGCGGCGACGAAGGCATCACTGGGCGACATCTCGTCGCCGGCGGATCTCGAAACCGGCCTGGAGTACGAGCCTTCAGCGAAGGGTCGGGAGGCGATTTCCCTTCTCGCGGACCACCTCGATGAAACGGCCGAGGACGGTGTCCTCTCGACCCCGACGGTCGCCGCTTGCCCCAATCGCGTCGTCGAGGATCCCGCGGGAACGGTCGGCATCGGCGACATCGTCTCCTCCTCGAGTTTCGTCCTCGAACTCGCGATTGCAAACGAACACGACGAGACAGGAACTCGAGGCTCACCAGCAACGTGA
- a CDS encoding pyridoxamine 5'-phosphate oxidase family protein → MTVDELTEYGMERMDDDDIVRFLSTHSLGVLGLPAEETPYLIPMSYGFDGESRLYFGYVVGSQSRKADLSEQTDTATFLVYSAETMFHWRSVLMTGTLRELPPDETSKATAVEGPMWRPELLETVSETRGNHYYELQIEEWTGLRHAIEPPAFTQRSSRDQPE, encoded by the coding sequence ATGACAGTCGACGAACTCACCGAATACGGGATGGAACGAATGGACGACGACGACATCGTACGTTTCCTTTCGACGCACAGCCTCGGGGTTCTCGGTCTCCCGGCCGAGGAGACGCCGTATCTGATCCCGATGTCGTACGGGTTCGACGGAGAGTCGCGGCTCTACTTCGGGTACGTCGTGGGATCTCAAAGCCGAAAGGCGGATCTCTCCGAGCAGACGGACACCGCGACGTTTCTCGTCTACAGTGCGGAGACGATGTTTCACTGGCGAAGCGTTCTCATGACCGGAACGCTACGGGAACTCCCGCCCGATGAGACCTCGAAAGCAACAGCGGTCGAAGGACCGATGTGGCGTCCCGAACTCCTCGAGACGGTAAGTGAAACGAGGGGGAATCACTATTACGAGTTGCAAATCGAGGAGTGGACGGGCCTTCGACACGCGATCGAACCGCCGGCGTTTACCCAGCGCTCGAGTCGAGATCAGCCGGAGTGA
- a CDS encoding cation-translocating P-type ATPase has product MSRADTERITSDIDRDWHSRPLEDVYAELETSEEGLTAAQASERLEREGPNEIEAKAGTSPLRILVEQYSSALIWVLIAAAIVMAAVGHTIDAAVIAGIVVLITLFGFVQDYRAEQSIRALQAMATTYALVRRDGEKREVDATKLVPGDVIFVESGDIVPADARLVEESNLSVDEAALTGESVGVSKEVGRVDEETSLAERENTIYKDTVVQRGSGVAVVVETGPASEIGQIATALEEAEERDTPFQSEMDRLGKIIAGVVIVAVAVIAIAELVVGETEPLQVFLTAVGIAVSAVPEGLPAVVTLSLALGARRMAEQNALVRRLPIVEALGSVDVICTDKTGTLTEEEMTVQRAAANREVYELTGTGYDTDGEFRYDGEPVDGQRIAEVLRCGMLCNNVDLGTRERDAAGDGTGAVAATGAEEGERTYLGDPTEIALFVAAQKAGFDHEDLAAEYPRLGEVEFTSARKRMTTVHETPDGGPVAYTKGAPETVLERCDRELVDGELVELTDERRDEIEARNEDFAEDALRVMGFAFRPDVPDDQTERPDETVERRMVFLGLQGMLDPPRPEVTDALAGCLDAGIDVVMITGDNAVTARAVGEEIGLRSTTVISGPELEEMSDDRLAEVVEDVDIFARTSPEHKTRILQTLQAKEHTVAMTGDGVNDAPAVKNADVGVAMGIRGTDVTEQASDIVLLDDNFATIRDAVRGGRRIFDNVRKFVNYLLSGNGGEVTMVFTGSMLGFGLVITPIQILFINVVTDGIPALSMGVDPPAKDIMDRDPRPPEEGVITDRIVTSVVGIAAFMTICLLPLFTLNFYGELVPGYDVLGAIVGWSPGYEPSRELAQTMVFTGFVVFEIVRIQAIRYRYGLGIFTNRWLVIAVVVAVTLQLLVLYTSTGQLLFDVEPLAVVHWIQIAVAAGVFALLMAGFVKVQDRYFDRY; this is encoded by the coding sequence GTGTCACGAGCAGACACCGAGCGAATCACATCGGACATTGACCGGGACTGGCATTCGCGGCCACTCGAGGACGTCTACGCGGAATTGGAGACGTCCGAGGAGGGGCTAACAGCCGCCCAGGCCAGTGAACGACTCGAGCGCGAGGGGCCGAACGAGATCGAAGCGAAAGCGGGAACGTCGCCGCTGCGGATTCTCGTCGAACAGTACTCGTCGGCGCTGATCTGGGTGCTAATCGCCGCTGCGATCGTGATGGCCGCCGTTGGCCACACGATCGACGCGGCCGTTATCGCGGGGATCGTGGTCTTGATCACGCTGTTCGGCTTCGTCCAGGATTATCGAGCCGAGCAGAGCATCCGAGCGCTGCAGGCGATGGCGACGACCTACGCGCTCGTCAGACGTGACGGTGAGAAACGAGAGGTCGATGCGACGAAACTCGTCCCCGGTGACGTGATCTTCGTCGAGTCGGGCGATATCGTTCCTGCCGACGCACGCCTCGTCGAGGAGTCGAATTTGAGCGTCGACGAAGCGGCGCTGACTGGGGAGAGCGTCGGTGTCTCGAAGGAGGTCGGTCGGGTCGACGAGGAGACATCGCTGGCCGAACGGGAGAACACCATCTACAAGGATACGGTTGTCCAGCGAGGCTCCGGGGTGGCGGTCGTCGTCGAGACCGGCCCAGCGTCCGAGATCGGCCAGATCGCGACGGCTCTCGAGGAAGCCGAGGAGCGAGATACGCCGTTTCAATCCGAGATGGATCGTCTGGGGAAGATCATCGCCGGCGTCGTCATCGTTGCGGTCGCGGTGATCGCAATCGCGGAACTCGTCGTCGGCGAGACCGAGCCGCTACAGGTGTTCCTGACGGCGGTTGGCATCGCCGTCTCCGCTGTTCCCGAAGGATTGCCGGCAGTCGTCACGCTCTCGCTCGCGCTCGGCGCGCGCCGGATGGCCGAGCAGAACGCCCTCGTCCGCCGGCTGCCGATCGTCGAGGCGCTGGGCTCGGTCGACGTCATCTGCACCGACAAAACGGGGACGCTCACCGAAGAGGAGATGACGGTTCAACGGGCCGCCGCCAACCGCGAGGTCTACGAACTCACCGGCACCGGCTACGACACCGACGGGGAGTTCCGGTACGACGGCGAGCCCGTAGACGGACAGCGGATCGCCGAGGTGTTGCGCTGTGGGATGCTCTGTAACAACGTCGATCTCGGGACCCGTGAACGCGACGCAGCCGGTGACGGGACGGGGGCTGTGGCCGCCACTGGCGCTGAAGAGGGAGAACGGACGTACCTCGGCGATCCAACCGAAATCGCGCTGTTCGTCGCCGCCCAGAAGGCCGGATTCGACCACGAGGACCTCGCCGCGGAGTACCCCCGCCTCGGCGAGGTCGAGTTCACGTCCGCTCGAAAACGGATGACGACCGTCCACGAGACGCCCGACGGCGGCCCCGTCGCCTACACGAAGGGTGCACCCGAGACCGTCCTCGAGCGCTGTGATCGTGAACTCGTCGACGGCGAACTCGTCGAGCTCACGGACGAACGTCGCGACGAGATCGAGGCTCGAAATGAAGACTTCGCCGAAGACGCCCTGCGCGTGATGGGGTTCGCCTTCCGGCCCGACGTCCCCGACGACCAGACGGAGCGTCCCGACGAGACCGTCGAGCGCCGGATGGTCTTTCTCGGCCTGCAAGGGATGCTCGATCCGCCGCGACCCGAAGTCACTGACGCGCTCGCGGGCTGTCTTGACGCTGGGATCGACGTCGTGATGATCACCGGCGACAACGCCGTCACCGCGCGAGCGGTGGGCGAGGAGATCGGCCTCCGCTCGACGACAGTGATCTCGGGTCCCGAACTCGAGGAGATGAGCGACGACCGACTCGCGGAGGTCGTCGAGGACGTCGACATCTTCGCGCGGACGTCGCCGGAGCACAAGACGCGGATCCTGCAGACGCTCCAGGCAAAGGAGCACACGGTCGCGATGACCGGCGACGGCGTCAACGACGCGCCGGCGGTGAAAAACGCCGACGTCGGTGTCGCGATGGGGATTCGCGGGACCGACGTCACCGAACAGGCGTCGGATATCGTCTTGCTGGACGACAACTTCGCGACCATTCGGGACGCGGTCAGGGGCGGGCGGCGCATCTTCGACAACGTCCGGAAGTTCGTCAACTACCTGCTGTCGGGAAACGGCGGCGAGGTGACGATGGTCTTCACCGGGTCGATGCTCGGCTTCGGACTCGTCATCACGCCGATCCAGATCCTGTTCATCAACGTCGTCACCGACGGCATTCCTGCACTCTCGATGGGCGTCGACCCCCCTGCGAAAGACATCATGGACAGGGATCCGCGGCCGCCGGAGGAAGGTGTTATCACAGACCGGATCGTCACGTCGGTCGTCGGCATCGCTGCCTTCATGACGATCTGTCTGTTGCCGCTCTTTACGCTCAACTTCTACGGTGAACTCGTGCCGGGATACGACGTGCTGGGCGCAATCGTCGGCTGGAGCCCCGGCTACGAACCGAGCCGCGAACTCGCCCAGACGATGGTGTTCACTGGATTCGTCGTTTTCGAGATCGTCCGCATTCAGGCGATCCGCTACCGGTACGGGCTCGGCATCTTCACGAATCGGTGGCTCGTGATCGCGGTGGTCGTTGCCGTGACACTCCAGTTGCTCGTCCTCTACACGTCGACCGGCCAGTTACTGTTCGATGTCGAACCGCTCGCCGTCGTTCACTGGATACAGATCGCCGTCGCTGCGGGCGTTTTCGCGCTACTGATGGCAGGATTCGTAAAGGTCCAGGACCGCTACTTCGACCGGTACTGA
- a CDS encoding CBS domain-containing protein, whose protein sequence is MPIDNLARSDVVTATPDTSIQELATTMDDESVGSVVIADGDEPVGIVTDRDLTLRVIGEGQSPDDVTAEDVMSTELCTVEHDAGFYQATELMSEHGVRRLPVTDGNGQLNGIITTDDLNELLADEHQQLANVVQAQRPPY, encoded by the coding sequence ATGCCAATAGATAACCTTGCCCGCAGTGACGTCGTCACGGCAACCCCCGATACGTCGATCCAGGAACTCGCGACGACGATGGACGACGAGAGTGTCGGTAGCGTCGTCATTGCCGACGGCGACGAGCCGGTCGGCATCGTCACAGATCGCGACCTCACGCTCAGAGTAATCGGTGAGGGCCAGAGTCCCGATGACGTCACCGCCGAGGACGTGATGTCGACGGAGCTGTGCACCGTCGAGCACGATGCCGGCTTCTATCAGGCGACGGAACTGATGAGTGAGCACGGCGTCCGTCGGCTGCCGGTCACCGACGGCAACGGGCAACTGAACGGGATCATCACGACCGACGACCTCAACGAACTGCTCGCCGACGAACACCAACAACTCGCGAACGTCGTGCAGGCACAGCGACCGCCGTACTGA
- a CDS encoding pyridoxamine 5'-phosphate oxidase family protein, with protein MPGLRWTNLTEDERNEFLSNGGTGVLSFATDRDDPPASLPVSYGYYADDEAFYFRLSFPPGSSKTDVVDNPVSFVVHAETDDGWRSVVATGTLEELADMPYESVAVQGMWAIDIPTVDIFDRPREELEFRDFRLAPETLSGRKSVPE; from the coding sequence ATGCCGGGGCTTCGCTGGACGAATCTGACCGAAGACGAGCGAAACGAGTTTCTGAGCAACGGCGGGACCGGCGTTCTCTCGTTTGCAACCGACCGAGACGATCCGCCGGCGTCACTTCCCGTCTCATACGGATACTACGCCGATGACGAGGCCTTCTACTTTCGCCTCTCGTTTCCCCCCGGATCGTCCAAGACCGACGTCGTCGACAACCCGGTGTCGTTCGTCGTGCACGCCGAAACGGACGACGGGTGGCGAAGCGTCGTCGCAACCGGCACCCTCGAGGAACTGGCCGACATGCCGTACGAATCGGTCGCCGTACAGGGGATGTGGGCGATCGACATTCCGACAGTTGACATCTTCGACCGACCGCGCGAGGAACTCGAGTTTCGGGATTTTCGACTCGCTCCCGAGACGCTGTCGGGTCGAAAGAGTGTCCCCGAATGA